From the genome of Streptomyces sp. NBC_01317, one region includes:
- a CDS encoding integration host factor, whose translation MALPPLTPEQRAAALEKAAAARRERAEVKNRLKHSGASLHDVIKQGQENDVIGKMKVSALLESLPGVGKVRAKQIMERLGISESRRVRGLGSNQIASLEREFGGAAS comes from the coding sequence GTGGCTCTTCCGCCCCTTACCCCTGAACAGCGCGCAGCCGCGCTCGAAAAGGCCGCCGCGGCTCGCCGGGAGCGGGCCGAGGTCAAGAATCGACTCAAGCACTCCGGTGCTTCCCTCCATGACGTCATCAAGCAGGGCCAGGAGAACGACGTCATCGGGAAGATGAAGGTCTCCGCCCTCCTTGAGTCCCTGCCCGGCGTGGGCAAGGTCCGCGCCAAGCAGATCATGGAGCGGCTCGGGATCTCCGAGAGCCGCCGCGTGCGCGGTCTTGGCTCCAACCAGATCGCGTCCCTGGAACGCGAGTTCGGCGGCGCGGCTTCCTGA